The Desulfobacterales bacterium genome includes a window with the following:
- a CDS encoding ABC transporter ATP-binding protein, which produces MYDNDKILEVKNLSVAFNTDLGIFKAVDNVSFEVKKGKILGIVGESGCGKTVTALSIMRLLPKPSAFIENGEIFFKEVDIVKLNPNKLHEIRGKKISMIFQEPMTSLNPVHTIGKQISEVYKIHGYTGKANNIFEDSIKMLEKVGIPDPLKRIREYPHQISGGMRQRVMIAIALACNPSVLIADEPTTALDVTIQAQILQLMKALQTENKMSIILITHDLGVVAEMCDHVAVMYGGKIIEIGNVYDIFHNPQHPYTIGLLESIPRLESKRKTRLPTIKGMVPSLYEMPDGCRFQNRCNKVKDICVSEPKMIEINNEHFAACHMLKSEQE; this is translated from the coding sequence ATGTACGATAATGATAAAATATTAGAGGTTAAAAATCTTTCTGTAGCGTTTAACACAGATTTAGGAATTTTTAAAGCTGTAGATAATGTGAGCTTTGAAGTAAAAAAAGGTAAAATACTTGGGATTGTTGGCGAATCTGGTTGTGGTAAAACTGTTACAGCTCTTTCTATAATGAGACTTTTACCAAAACCTTCAGCTTTTATTGAAAATGGTGAAATTTTTTTTAAAGAAGTCGATATTGTCAAGCTTAATCCTAACAAGCTCCATGAAATACGAGGGAAAAAAATTTCTATGATTTTTCAAGAACCGATGACTTCTTTAAATCCAGTTCATACTATCGGAAAACAAATTAGTGAAGTATATAAAATCCATGGTTATACTGGAAAAGCTAATAATATTTTCGAGGATTCAATTAAAATGCTTGAAAAAGTGGGTATCCCTGATCCTTTAAAAAGAATAAGAGAATATCCGCATCAAATTTCTGGAGGCATGAGGCAGCGTGTAATGATTGCAATAGCTCTTGCTTGTAATCCTTCAGTTTTAATTGCAGACGAACCTACAACAGCACTTGATGTTACGATTCAAGCTCAAATATTGCAACTTATGAAAGCTCTTCAAACAGAAAATAAAATGTCTATAATTCTTATTACCCATGACCTTGGAGTTGTAGCTGAAATGTGTGATCATGTTGCAGTTATGTATGGGGGTAAAATTATAGAAATAGGCAACGTATATGATATTTTTCATAATCCTCAGCATCCTTATACTATTGGACTTCTTGAATCAATTCCTCGTCTTGAAAGTAAAAGAAAAACAAGACTTCCAACAATCAAAGGCATGGTGCCGAGTCTATATGAAATGCCAGACGGATGCAGATTCCAAAATAGATGTAATAAAGTAAAAGATATATGTGTTAGTGAGCCTAAAATGATTGAGATAAACAATGAACATTTTGCTGCTTGCCATATGTTAAAATCGGAACAGGAATAA